The sequence AGCCTCACCTTCCGGGTCAGCGACCTAAAACAATACTTCTTCTGCCCGCGCATCGTGTACTACCACCAGTGCCTGCCCAAGGTGCGCCCCACCACCTTCAAAATGCAGATGGGCACCGAGGAAGGACGGGCCGAGCACAGGCGCGAAGAGCGCCGATCCCTTCGCGCCTACGGCCTGCGGCGCGGCGAGCGATTCTTTGACGTCGCCCTCTACTCCGCGCGACTGGGCCTGCGCGGGCGCCTTGACATGGCCATCCGCACCGACGACAATGCCAGCGGCACCCTGGAGGCCATCCCGGTGGACTACAAA is a genomic window of Chloroflexota bacterium containing:
- the cas4 gene encoding CRISPR-associated protein Cas4, with translation MGTESEEESLTFRVSDLKQYFFCPRIVYYHQCLPKVRPTTFKMQMGTEEGRAEHRREERRSLRAYGLRRGERFFDVALYSARLGLRGRLDMAIRTDDNASGTLEAIPVDYKLTAGRVVTHFALQVVAYGMLLEEAWGIPSHRGFLYLIPARRARQVDLTAEMRDRVRQAVEAMADIALHERMPPPPRKRGKCTICEFRRFCNDVV